A window of Hevea brasiliensis isolate MT/VB/25A 57/8 chromosome 14, ASM3005281v1, whole genome shotgun sequence contains these coding sequences:
- the LOC110642749 gene encoding uncharacterized protein LOC110642749 → MLLFHFLITGVVLATCSWFLTNAYLREEAPNSHVVEQRVEWLYAFDVHCNSFFPMFIMLYVIHYFLSPLLVAHGFIPVLLSNMLFMVAASYYYYLNFLGYDVLPFLERTPFFLYPIGIVIVLSPVLILSGFNPSRYFMNVYFSQRL, encoded by the exons ATGTTGCTTTTCCATTTTTTAATAACTGGAGTAGTTCTTGCTACATGTTCTTG GTTCCTAACTAATGCATACCTTAGGGAGGAGGCACCAAATAGTCATGTGGTTGAGCAACGGGTTGAATG GCTTTATGCATTTGATGTGCACTGCAATTCTTTCTTcccaatgtttattatgctttacg TTATACATTATTTTCTATCTCCTCTTTTAGTAGCCCATGGTTTTATACCTGTATTGCTGTCAAATATGCTTTTCATGGTGGCGGCCTCCTACTATTATTATCTCAACTTTTTAGGTTATGATG TGTTGCCCTTTTTGGAGAGGACGCCTTTTTTCCTCTATCCAATAGGCATTGTCATTGTCCTTTCTCCTGTTT TGATTTTAAGTGGCTTCAATCCATCGAGATATTTTATGAATGTGTACTTTAGTCAAAGGCTGTGA